One window of Cydia pomonella isolate Wapato2018A chromosome 7, ilCydPomo1, whole genome shotgun sequence genomic DNA carries:
- the LOC133519865 gene encoding uncharacterized protein LOC133519865, translating to MGKRTRTDSNDYECIARKVKKLERMLIRARRKRSDRQGSAASPSPSSGSQSSSSSSSSSRSRSASPRPRHRAPSRPRSSQEPIIIEDVPDNEQESSVRVTHPAPVRPTERLATPLQMRAAESPGAPAPPLTRTSAPVLLSTSAEPAPTPQPCVAQEVNNSPTSLPLGEPAMDASADAMDLDEDLLKILGDDPSQVRVYGKEIRPDLAVRLQHIATNGLGKDTCKELLDRYLPPANSALIDAPTLNPEVKAAVHEHVFKRDKSIEIRQKQISSAISALSESLTLLLTEQPKNTKLIQLLMDSCKILCDSQHAESLVRRNFILHNLKKELKDELQTTKIDKLLFSQELAEKIKAAKAINKSGDDLKATPSTSGLQAKKNNNNKVPPKNLNWRGPPQNYYRPKGTQRTKEPALKSRRDNSSRKSSHPHHRRSTRR from the exons ATCGACAAGGATCTGCCGCATCGCCGTCGCCGTCTTCCGGTTCACAATCGTCGTCGTCCAGTTCATCTTCGTCGCGGTCCAGGTCAGCTTCACCACGCCCGCGGCACCGCGCACCCTCAAGACCTCGTTCGTCGCAGGAGCCGATAATCATTGAAG ACGTGCCCGACAACGAACAGGAATCCAGTGTAAGGGTCACCCACCCCGCGCCCGTCCGGCCAACGGAAAGATTGGCCACACCTCTTCAGATGCGCGCAGCAGAGAGCCCAGGCGCGCCTGCTCCACCGCTGACGAGAACGTCTGCGCCTGTTTTACTTTCGACAAGCGCCGAGCCAGCCCCGACCCCACAACCATGCGTCGCTCAGGAGGTAAACAACTCTCCAACATCGTTGCCGCTAGGCGAGCCAGCTATGGACGCCTCTGCTGACGCAATGGATCTCGACGAAGATCTCCTTAAAATATTAGGGGACGACCCCTCTCAAGTCAGAGTCTACGGCAAGGAGATCAGACCTGATCTTGCAGTACGCTTGCAACATATAGCTACTAATGGGCTAGGTAAAGATACATGTAAGGAACTTTTAGACAGGTACTTACCTCCTGCTAATAGCGCCTTGATTGATGCACCTACCCTCAATCCTGAGGTAAAAGCCGCCGTCCATGAACATGTCTTTAAGAGGGACAAAAGCATAGAAATACGACAGAAACAGATTTCATCTGCAATTTCCGCCTTATCAGAGAGCCTTACCTTGCTCTTGACTGAACAACCAAAGAACACAAAGCTGATACAGCTATTAATGGACTCTTGTAAGATTCTATGTGACAGTCAGCACGCAGAATCGTTAGTTAGGAGGAATTTTATTCTTCATAACTTAAAAAAGGAGCTTAAAGACGAATTACAAACAACCAAAATTGACAAGTTACTCTTCAGTCAGGAACTTgctgaaaaaataaaagccgCTAAGGCCATAAATAAATCTGGAGATGATTTGAAAGCCACACCATCGACCTCAGGTCTGCAGGCTaagaagaataataataataaagtacccCCCAAGAATTTAAACTGGCGAGGTCCTCCCCAGAATTATTACAGGCCGAAGGGTACTCAGAGGACGAAGGAGCCTGCACTGAAGAGCCGTCGCGACAACTCCTCGAGAAAATCATCGCATCCGCATCACAGGCGCAGCACCCGCCGCTAG